In one Culex quinquefasciatus strain JHB chromosome 2, VPISU_Cqui_1.0_pri_paternal, whole genome shotgun sequence genomic region, the following are encoded:
- the LOC6050046 gene encoding glucose-6-phosphatase 2 isoform X2, whose product MCNFSNYEDFLALVTKAFDPKVLFLTVIPVVAAFNTRLYSRLLLSVLLTEYFNTILKWILAEDRPFWWVRETSEFTTLNRPKLYQNELTCEPSPGNPSGHLMTSTTYLYVIFSVLEEAAVLRHGKPVVISLRVCYYFSLLLISISRMYFGCHFLHQCIFGILAGVLLTKVTMSLSFEKYLTKLTRRRRLAYCCLICLLLLGIYWGQKLFGVDPQWPVKMAFKWCDDPFFLDPNTTLVFSIVRLTGALFAFAIVGPVLKSAGLNWKRSVPLALTMMGAKWAAIYYTPRYYGVIVYYLYTFLVYLIFTYGYMRLVPAIATVVIDPRVQRNTRPKMN is encoded by the exons ATGTGTAA CTTCTCCAACTACGAGGACTTCCTGGCGCTGGTTACGAAGGCGTTCGATCCGAAGGTGTTGTTTCTTACGGTGATTCCGGTGGTGGCTGCCTTCAATACCCGGTTGTACTCGAGACTGCTGTTGAGCGTGCTGCTAACCGAGTACTTTAATACGATACTGAAATG GATACTCGCCGAGGATCGACCTTTTTGGTGGGTTCGCGAAACCAGCGAATTTACGACCTTGAACCGTCCAAAATTGTACCAGAACGAGCTAACTTGCGAGCCAAGTCCGGGGAATCCGAGCGGTCATCTAATGACCTCGACAACTTATTTGTACGTAATATTTTCCGTGCTCGAGGAGGCAGCGGTTTTGCGCCATGGAAAGCCAGTTGTGATAAGCCTTCGCGTTTGCTACTATTTCTCGCTGCTGCTCATATCAATCTCGCGAATGTACTTTGGGTGTCACTTTTTGCACCAATGCATCTTCGGAATCCTGGCCGGTGTCCTGCTTACGAAGGTGACCATGTCGCTCAGCTTTGAGAAGTATTTGACCAAGTTGACGCGCAGGAGACGTTTGGCGTACTGTTGTTTGATCTGTTTGCTGCTGCTGGGCATTTACTGGGGCCAAAAGTTATTCGGAGTTGATCCCCAGTGGCCGGTGAAAATGGCCTTCAAGTGGTGCGATGATCCGTTCTTCCTCGACCCCAACACGACACTGGTGTTTAGTATCGTGCGTCTGACCGGTGCCCTGTTTGCCTTCGCCATTGTGGGTCCAGTTCTCAA ATCTGCCGGACTAAACTGGAAGCGAAGCGTTCCGCTGGCGCTAACCATGATGGGCGCTAAGTGGGCAGCAATTTACTACACCCCACGGTATTACGGCGTCATCGTCTACTATCTGTACACGTTTTTAGTTTATCTGATTTTCACCTACGGCTACATGCGCCTCGTCCCCGCAATCGCGACCGTAGTGATAGATCCTAGAGTACAACGCAACACAAGGCCTAAAATGAACTAA
- the LOC6050046 gene encoding glucose-6-phosphatase 2 isoform X1, producing MKLYSSLLKSEIYQILYVQDVFSNYEDFLALVTKAFDPKVLFLTVIPVVAAFNTRLYSRLLLSVLLTEYFNTILKWILAEDRPFWWVRETSEFTTLNRPKLYQNELTCEPSPGNPSGHLMTSTTYLYVIFSVLEEAAVLRHGKPVVISLRVCYYFSLLLISISRMYFGCHFLHQCIFGILAGVLLTKVTMSLSFEKYLTKLTRRRRLAYCCLICLLLLGIYWGQKLFGVDPQWPVKMAFKWCDDPFFLDPNTTLVFSIVRLTGALFAFAIVGPVLKSAGLNWKRSVPLALTMMGAKWAAIYYTPRYYGVIVYYLYTFLVYLIFTYGYMRLVPAIATVVIDPRVQRNTRPKMN from the exons ATGAAACTGTACAGTTCGCTGCTCAAGAGTGAAATTTACCAGATTCTTTACGTGCAGGATGT CTTCTCCAACTACGAGGACTTCCTGGCGCTGGTTACGAAGGCGTTCGATCCGAAGGTGTTGTTTCTTACGGTGATTCCGGTGGTGGCTGCCTTCAATACCCGGTTGTACTCGAGACTGCTGTTGAGCGTGCTGCTAACCGAGTACTTTAATACGATACTGAAATG GATACTCGCCGAGGATCGACCTTTTTGGTGGGTTCGCGAAACCAGCGAATTTACGACCTTGAACCGTCCAAAATTGTACCAGAACGAGCTAACTTGCGAGCCAAGTCCGGGGAATCCGAGCGGTCATCTAATGACCTCGACAACTTATTTGTACGTAATATTTTCCGTGCTCGAGGAGGCAGCGGTTTTGCGCCATGGAAAGCCAGTTGTGATAAGCCTTCGCGTTTGCTACTATTTCTCGCTGCTGCTCATATCAATCTCGCGAATGTACTTTGGGTGTCACTTTTTGCACCAATGCATCTTCGGAATCCTGGCCGGTGTCCTGCTTACGAAGGTGACCATGTCGCTCAGCTTTGAGAAGTATTTGACCAAGTTGACGCGCAGGAGACGTTTGGCGTACTGTTGTTTGATCTGTTTGCTGCTGCTGGGCATTTACTGGGGCCAAAAGTTATTCGGAGTTGATCCCCAGTGGCCGGTGAAAATGGCCTTCAAGTGGTGCGATGATCCGTTCTTCCTCGACCCCAACACGACACTGGTGTTTAGTATCGTGCGTCTGACCGGTGCCCTGTTTGCCTTCGCCATTGTGGGTCCAGTTCTCAA ATCTGCCGGACTAAACTGGAAGCGAAGCGTTCCGCTGGCGCTAACCATGATGGGCGCTAAGTGGGCAGCAATTTACTACACCCCACGGTATTACGGCGTCATCGTCTACTATCTGTACACGTTTTTAGTTTATCTGATTTTCACCTACGGCTACATGCGCCTCGTCCCCGCAATCGCGACCGTAGTGATAGATCCTAGAGTACAACGCAACACAAGGCCTAAAATGAACTAA
- the LOC6050045 gene encoding histone-lysine N-methyltransferase eggless, giving the protein MESEEPSAAKPQKPSVPITIDVESDDEPGAKVAATAAAEPEKPPPEKKTPKVIPVDEDEDEEGEKDKKGAEQSPVEEKASPRKRKAPEVIALDEDDDDERVVAGKVEGEGDKKGDGLPEVVSEVKESDASVEAGKVDAPEAGAAVEEDVVQKSPEKVEEDIADVDCDSKVEETPTEKESVAEPSVEKQLLVQTTENTEETESSGQENKPEPIPEEQQISAGDQSPKATASSDDCDLKEVESAELDKDVLTEKTDEAAAEEEKPVDVEPAQTSAEQLEKPDSTEELGETGTTDTCNEEKAKSPEPLTKREDPEERKSATEPSESTETEKPNDLDDDVEMVEAEKVKVSEKDAEPAKPAATVDDDDDDVVMVSVESKPSEPVKVETCEVGSEPPVEEISEKKVDGTAEPVKTEQDDDDDVVEVVEPKPDKSEEKTAETEVKKESSDDCKKEESVEPTEATEVAKVEADSTKSEDQQKVEETPSEKLQNPDEKSDAKKIFELDEKSGEFLERDTKPEEAVPQLITGDSDEEVVMVENDAAKAAGKPDPKAEAVATKPPAKPLKEVISVECINPECKHETKEMAPAANFVLNFLGLPKKAKKQRICVTCFDGIKEKYEEFAGPIVAQHPLLFCEMPRKNELVEISDSSEEEEDADTKSETEKPLPEDIVALIDTELNDILTSTFEKINLEQQIEWTEQIMKQKIAYNTKISDEINNELNELQRKVDRIHLQLYSKSRPKYQDLPPCNIFHEVDLLGKAHITTQSQPAATPTNRQYSPQKQHQSATPSQQAPAATAAAAKEEFVRPAVIVGQFYFAVKHKLLSNWAECQVVEAVNVADKALYKVNFLFNQGAGSAPIKVVPAKYLAYRHSFNVKLPLGTRVIARFDAGSSTAPPGKANQQMQAKTNAFYPGIIAESFGKYNRHRYLIFFDDGYAQYVSHGDVRVVCEESKEVWADIHPHSQEFIKAYLQNYRSQRPMVQVKVGQRIITEWKGKWIYAKVVDIDASLVQLFFPDDNRHEWIYRGSTRLGPLYQEKALSMTKANNKFSKFQKRNEPSIEYITLDDDDDDQNKQSDAKKVQPSQDLQQYNKTLQQTMLDNAAANRSVAKKSTFNRPVPAAPAAPQQPSAVFMNSSTIYCEDDRPKGKIVYYTAKKHLPPLKYKQHQCSPSCLFKITHNLKSYSPLAKPLLSGWERQLCKMKYKKVFVVYRGPCGRRLRNMYELHMYLRMTNATLNVENFDFDPVIHCLAEYVIENHIYHNPDLSDGKEYMAVPCVNYFDDTKPPPCIYSTERIPTEGVNLNLDEDFMCGCDCEDDCIDKSRCQCWQLTVAGAKFTNQNTPIDNIGYVYKRLQEPVLTGIYECNSRCKCKTNCLNRVVQHPLQTKLQVFKTSNRGWGIRCLNDVSKGSFICIYSGHLLTEEAGNNICQSNSNKAGDEYFADLDYIETVEQLKEGYEADVVESESENDSDGPDYDAKRDSDASDDDFTSSINPSDAAVKTRAQLRKDAKKSDKKSQKKKEDPKQDSDDAEREMISVMPNTDMVKGDVASPSIKYRSVRKLFGKHEQIYIMDAKKSGNLGRYFNHSCNPNLFVQNVFVDTHDLRFPWVAFFALSNIRAGSELTWNYNYDVGSVPGKVLYCQCGAENCRQRLL; this is encoded by the exons ATGGAGTCCGAGGAACCGAGCGCGGCAAAGCCGCAAAAACCGTCCGTCCCGATCACGATCGACGTCGAGTCGGACGATGAGCCAGGGGCAAAGGTTGCGGCGACGGCGGCGGCCGAACCCGAGAAACCTCCGCCGGAGAAGAAGACACCGAAGGTGATTCCGGTCGATGAGGACGAGGATGAAGAAGGCGAGAAGGACAAGAAGGGGGCGGAACAGAGTCCGGTTGAGGAGAAAGCTTCACCCCGGAAGCGGAAGGCGCCCGAGGTGATTGCGCTGGAtgaggacgacgacgatgagCGGGTGGTCGCGGGGAAGGTTGAGGGGGAAGGTGATAAGAAGGGTGACGGATTGCCTGAGGTGGTTTCAGAGGTGAAAGAATCTGACGCTTCCGTTGAGGCTGGCAAAGTGGACGCTCCAGAGGCAGGTGCAGCTGTTGAAGAAGATGTTGTTCAAAAATCGCCCGAAAAGGTCGAAGAAGACATCGCAGATGTTGATTGCGATTCGAAGGTTGAAGAAACGCCAACAGAAAAAGAGTCAGTGGCAGAACCTTCCGTTGAAAAGCAATTGCTTGTTCAAACGACTGAGAATACGGAGGAAACGGAATCTTCGGGTCAAGAGAACAAACCTGAACCTATTCCAGAAGAGCAACAAATCAGCGCCGGAGATCAATCTCCCAAGGCGACAGCTTCTTCAGACGACTGCGATCTAAAAGAAGTCGAATCAGCAGAGTTAGACAAAGATGTTTTAACTGAGAAGACCGATGAAGCTGCAGCTGAAGAGGAGAAACCGGTTGACGTGGAACCAGCGCAAACCTCTGCTGAACAACTGGAAAAGCCCGACTCGACCGAAGAACTTGGTGAAACTGGTACAACTGACACATGTAACGAAGAAAAGGCCAAAAGTCCTGAGCCGCTAACTAAGCGTGAAGATCCTGAAGAGCGTAAATCGGCGACGGAGCCAAGTGAATCAACCGAAACTGAAAAGCCCAACGACCTCGACGATGACGTTGAAATGGTGGAAGCGGAAAAGGTCAAAGTCAGCGAAAAGGACGCAGAACCAGCGAAACCAGCAGCAACAGttgatgacgatgacgatgatgtcGTGATGGTCTCTGTGGAGTCCAAACCTTCCGAACCAGTCAAGGTTGAGACGTGCGAAGTGGGCAGCGAGCCGCCTGTTGAAGAGATCTCAGAGAAGAAGGTTGACGGAACGGCTGAACCGGTGAAGACCGAGCaagatgacgacgacgatgttGTGGAGGTCGTTGAACCTAAACCGGATAAGTCGGAAGAAAAGACTGCTGAAACGGAGGTCAAGAAAGAGTCGAGCGACGATTGCAAGAAAGAAGAATCAGTTGAACCAACTGAAGCGACAGAAGTCGCCAAAGTTGAGGCTGATTCCACCAAGTCTGAAGACCAGCAGAAGGTCGAGGAAACACCTTCGGAAAAGCTCCAAAACCCGGACGAAAAGTCCGACGCCAAAAAGATCTTCGAGCTGGACGAAAAATCCGGCGAGTTCCTGGAGCGGGACACCAAACCGGAAGAGGCCGTTCCGCAGCTCATAACGGGCGATTCGGACGAGGAGGTCGTGATGGTGGAAAATGATGCCGCCAAAGCAGCCGGCAAACCGGATCCCAAAGCAGAAGCCGTCGCGACTAAACCGCCAGCGAAACCGCTCAAGGAGGTCATCAGCGTCGAGTGCATCAACCCGGAGTGTAAGCACGAAACGAAGGAGATGGCCCCGGCGGCCAACTTCGTGCTGAACTTTCTGGGCCTTCCGAAAAAAGCCAAGAAGCAGCGCATTTGTGTCACTTGCTTCGACGGAATCAAAGAGAAATATGAG GAGTTTGCTGGCCCGATAGTCGCGCAGCATCCGCTGCTGTTTTGCGAAATGCCCCGGAAGAACGAGCTGGTGGAGATTTCCGACAGCagcgaggaggaggaggacgcggACACCAAGTCGGAGACGGAGAAGCCCCTGCCGGAGGATATCGTTGCGTTGATCGATACCGAGCTGAACGACATTCTGACGAGCACGTTCGAGAAGATCAACCTGGAACAGCAGATCGAGTGGACGGAGCAGATCATGAAGCAGAAGATCGCGTACAATACGA AAATCTCCGACGAAATCAACAACGAGTTAAACGAGCTGCAGCGCAAGGTCGATCGTATTCACCTGCAACTGTACTCCAAGTCCCGGCCCAAGTATCAGGATCTCCCGCCGTGCAACATCTTCCACGAGGTCGACCTGCTCGGAAAAGCCCACATAACGACGCAGTCTCAACCGGCAGCAACGCCCACAAACCGTCAATACTCTCCCCAGAAGCAGCATCAATCAGCAACCCCTTCGCAGCAGGCACCAGCCGCAACCGCAGCAGCCGCCAAGGAAGAATTTGTCCGGCCCGCGGTGATCGTGGGTCAGTTTTACTTTGCCGTCAAGCACAAACTGCTCAGCAACTGGGCCGAGTGTCAGGTCGTGGAGGCGGTCAACGTCGCGGATAAGGCGCTCTACAAGGTGAACTTTCTGTTCAACCAGGGCGCCGGCAGCGCACCGATCAAGGTCGTACCGGCCAAGTATCTGGCCTATCGGCACTCGTTCAACGTGAAGCTTCCGCTGGGAACGCGCGTGATTGCGCGATTCGACGCCGGATCGTCCACGGCGCCGCCGGGAAAGGCGAACCAGCAGATGCAGGCCAAAACGAACGCGTTCTACCCGGGCATCATCGCGGAATCGTTTGGCAAGTACAACCGACACCGGTACTTGATCTTCTTCGACGACGGGTACGCTCAGTACGTAAGTCACGGCGATGTCCGGGTTGTTTGCGAGGAGTCTAAAGAGGTGTGGGCGGACATTCATCCGCACTCGCAGGAGTTCATAAAGGCGTACCTGCAGAACTACCGGTCGCAGCGACCGATGGTACAGGTCAAGGTTGGCCAGCGGATCATCACCGAGTGGAAGGGCAAGTGGATCTACGCCAAAGTGGTTGACATTGACGCCAGTCTCGTGCAACTCTTTTTCCCCGACGACAATCGACACGAGTGGATCTACCGTGGCTCAACGCGACTCGGCCCGTTGTACCAAGAAAAGGCACTCAGCATGACCAAGGCGAACAACAAGTTCTCCAAGTTCCAGAAGCGCAACGAACCCTCAATCGAGTACATTAcgctggacgacgacgacgacgatcagaACAAACAGTCGGACGCTAAAAAGGTGCAACCTTCTCAAGACTTACAACAGTACAACAAAACCCTGCAGCAAACCATGCTGGACAACGCCGCCGCAAACCGTTCCGTGGCCAAGAAGAGCACCTTCAACCGACCCGTCCCGGCCGCCCCCGCCGCTCCTCAGCAGCCCTCTGCCGTGTTCATGAACAGCTCGACAATCTACTGCGAGGACGATCGCCCCAAGGGCAAAATCGTGTACTACACCGCGAAGAAGCATCTTCCTCCGCTCAAGTACAAACAGCACCAGTGTTCGCCAAGCTGCCTGTTCAAAATCACCCACAACCTCAAATCGTACAGTCCACTCGCCAAGCCACTCCTCTCCGGCTGGGAACGGCAGCTGTGCAAGATGAAGTACAAGAAGGTGTTCGTCGTGTACCGAGGACCGTGCGGCCGCCGACTGCGCAACATGTACGAGCTGCACATGTACCTGCGCATGACGAACGCCACTCTGAACGTGGAGAACTTTGACTTTGACCCGGTTATCCACTGCCTGGCGGAGTACGTGATCGAGAATCACATCTACCACAACCCGGACCTTTCCGACGGCAAAGAGTACATGGCGGTGCCGTGCGTCAACTACTTTGACGACACGAAACCCCCGCCGTGCATTTACTCGACGGAGCGCATCCCGACCGAGGGCGTCAACCTGAATCTGGACGAGGACTTTATGTGCGGCTGTGACTGCGAGGACGATTGCATCGACAAATCGCGCTGCCAGTGCTGGCAACTGACGGTGGCGGGTGCCAAGTTCACCAACCAAAACACCCCGATCGACAACATTGGGTACGTGTACAAGCGGCTCCAGGAACCGGTGCTGACCGGAATCTACGAGTGCAACTCCCGCTGCAAGTGCAAGACCAACTGCCTGAACCGGGTGGTGCAGCATCCGCTCCAAACTAAGCTGCAAGTGTTCAAGACCAGCAATCGGGGCTGGGGCATTCGCTGCCTGAACGACGTCTCCAAAGGCAGCTTCATCTGCATCTACTCGGGTCACCTGCTGACGGAGGAAGCCGGCAACAATATCTGCCAGTCCAACTCGAACAAAGCCGGCGATGAGTACTTTGCCGATTTGGATTACATCGAAACGGTGGAGCAGCTGAAGGAAGGGTACGAGGCGGACGTGGTCGAGTCGGAGAGCGAAAACGACAGCGACGGGCCGGACTACGACGCCAAGCGGGACAGTGACGCGAGCGATGACGACTTTACCTCGAGCATTAACCCGTCGGATGCGGCAGTGAAGACGCGCGCACAGCTACGGAAGGACGCCAAGAAGAGTGATAAG AAATCTCAGAAGAAGAAGGAGGATCCTAAACAGGACTCTGATGATG CGGAGCGCGAAATGATCAGCGTGATGCCCAACACGGACATGGTCAAGGGGGACGTCGCGAGCCCGTCGATCAAGTACCGCTCGGTGCGCAAGCTGTTTGG